Within the Eucalyptus grandis isolate ANBG69807.140 chromosome 1, ASM1654582v1, whole genome shotgun sequence genome, the region GCCCGTTCAAGCGAAGGAGACAgcaagagggaggaggagagcgGGGGTcacgaagaagagagaaaagaactGAAAAGTGGACCTATTTTGGACACGTAACGATTAATGAGTGAAGTTATCTACGACCCACATGGCAAAATAAGTGTACCCGATATTATCTAGCGCTTAACCATCATTTATTCTTTGAGtaggacaaaaaataaaaataaaaatgatcagTTATTCTTCGTACACCGTGAAAATTAGAGAGAGGATAACCAACTTCGGCCTGGCCTTTTGATGCAAAAATGTCCAGGTTTGCCAAAGTGTCTAGATCTTCGGGAAATATATTTACGTGAGCTAATTACATACAAGCCCAATTCATGTAAGCCTTTGATAGGaagaattaacaaaaaaataaaaataaacctattataattttatcaatttaattatatatatatatatatatatattatatttttgtcaatttagtattaaacattttaaatttgtgtcaattcagttcatttgatcaattttgattgacCAACGCTAATGTAGAGACCATCCAACTGACATTGACACagacaatattttaattattattttctcatatatatatttatatatatatatatatatatatatatatatttggtaatTCTTCCTTGTTCCTCTGACCGGCCACtagtgagggcaagcctcaccttgcccaaccatggcgaggcccACCTCCGCCAACCACTAGCAAGGTCGAGTTTCACATTGGCTGGGTGAGGCtaagccttgccagatttgtagggcctcacccaaccatgaCAAGGGTGAGCCTCACTTAGTGACGATGAGCCCTCATTGGCTCTCACCTCTGGCTGATAGCAACtgaccaaaggaagaaggaaggaaaaaaatattaaaaatttgttcaCGTCAGTgctagatggactgaattaatacaaatgcaaaatgtttataattgaattggcataattatattaagtttaggacttcttcttcttttttgtaattttcccgcTTTTATCGGTGGGTCTCTTGTAGAATGTATGTAATTTGAGTGCTATGATGCATTAAAATCACGTACAACTGAAGGTTTTTAAGGACTCGGTTATTATTTCTGATTCTTGGATTAAAAGATTCATTCTCCTTCGCGAGGAGGTGGAAGTCTAGATTTTCAGAGACACGCTTTTCTTGATCCTAACATCGAAATTCACATCAATTGCGGCCGCTCTACTCATCGGTTGAAGAAAATCCCAAGTCGAAAGACACCCAAAACTTTCAAAGCCAACTATGCCTTTTGATCCCTCACGGTTTGATTACTAGCTTGCACTTTAGAGATTTCTCTCTCCTTAGGGTCACTTGCGGACATAGCCACAAACCAATCCTAACTTGATTCCCAAATTCCTTTCAGACATATGTACGTGATTGGGCCATGTCTTCCTCCGCGGCGAGCTGGATGAAACTTCCTCCAACCTAGACTCTCAGCcattaattgtttaaaaaaattgctCCACCTAAGTTTGATCCGTTATTCAGAAATTACATTCTCATGTCATAGTCATTTAAGTTGCTCAACTTCTGGTTTTATAAAGAGAAAGGGACATTATAAGTACCAAAATTTTCATACGACGTTcactttaaaatcaaaattttcatgcaatcaCTAAGTGCAACATCGTTAGGAAAACAATCACTCAAATGCCTCTAGCGATAGATTTTGGCGATTCGTCCAATGTGAttattttgatgagattttaaTTCCAACgtgtcttttaaaaaaattgtaactcCAATATGAACAAACAACAAGATGACCTAGCAAAATATTTAAGCAAATATgccttctcttctccttctttttcttggttttcatcttcatcttcttaacCATGCTGGGGATTCATACTCTCCATTGACAGGATGGCACTGAGTTACTACTCCCCAGTAAGCAGGTAGGAGTCCCAAGGCAACCTTGGTGGGGTTGCAAAGGAAAAGCCCCTAAGTCgccaaaggttttttttttttttaatttgagcTCATATTTTATTAGTAATTTGAGTTTGGACCCATTAATAGCTATTGagtatatataatttctttctctAGTAATTGAAGGATGAAACAAAAAGATGAGATGTATTAACGATAGTGGAATCCCCTACATAATGTATCCCtaatttaagattgaatcaaGATATACCTtttatgtcttgaattttgtttcttactttttaCTCTTTATGTCCTTAACATACTGGAACGAAGAAGGAACAAACAATGCAGCTCTCCCTCTATCCTTGATCCTCTCAATTTGCCCTTCATCTTTATTGGAACTCCTACTGCTAATAGTGGAAACACTGATGCAACTGTGAGAAGATGCTCCTCATGTCATGAGTCCAAAATTTTCTAGCATTCGTCTCTCCCttccaagaaaatgagagaaagtcCAAATCTCGAGAAAACTCAGCGAGCATCGCCTCTCTCTTTGCTGCTGGTGTTATGGATTCAGAGGAAAGAAGACAATCTGATTTGTTGTTGGGTGTTCCTCTTTGATCTGAAGCAATGGTTtggatttaaagaaaatattcaaattctCTCTCGTCCGAGAAAATGTTCAGATTCTCTCTACCTTCTCGAAATGCTGTTTCCTCTAAAGCAAAGGTTAGATTAACTTGGGGTGAGGtttgaagaacattttttttttatttgacccCCAACTCCTTAACTGGGGCAAATAAATGTGTTAAATGACATCATTTAGCACCAATTATGTTAACTCACTTCACCGCTAGCCACATCAagcaaattatattaaaaagttGCCATGTTAGATTTTCCAACCACATGAATTGACAATGGTATATAAGTAAcccaaattttaattaaaaaaatgcacttAGGTAATTGCTTGAAAATTGTTACGCTAAAGTGAGCATTACGTGAAAAATATGACCTTTTTACTATCAACTTTTCCatttataaatgaataaaaacaaagtcaaattccaaaaaataaatccaaagaCACATTAGCTTTCCTTCAATGTTTTACATTCGAATTGTTtatgttatgatttttcttgcaaCGTTATTTTAGACAGATTATGATGCCTTGAGTTGATCATCAATTGCCATCTTACGTGATGGAGCGATCTGAAATGCGAAAACACGACAAAAACTTCATTCGGGAATTGTGGAATAAGAAAACTGTCCCGGCAGAGCTAAAGCTAAAGTGTCGAACTTTATACCTGTCTCCTCCAGTAGAATCGCTTGCATATGACTCATCAGAACATTTGATGCAcacttctatttttttatttttttttaacatatttttACTCGAAGTCAAAATGAGGAAAAACACATGTCCATTCCCTTATGCAATTCAAACACCTCCCAACATAAATTGCGCATTCTAATTAAGAGATCTTCTCAATCATTCAATATATGTATATGGTCCAGACAAACAAGAAGTTCATTCCTAAAGTAACAAAAACATATGTTCCGAGATCACCCAatgttttttgctttttgttttttttttttttttttttttttttttttttttttaatgtggagGTGGAGAAtttcaaaacaagaaaacacTTGTGTAGATTAGGCACTGGGCAAACAAATTCAATACAACACATCACCAACTGAAACAATCTCTTGTAGTGGCATGTAGCTTGcgttttaccttttcttttaagatAAGTTTTTTGTGATCCAGCGTGGATAAGTGGTAGCAGTAAATCATTTGCATGAACTGCTTGGCCGTCTCTTACTTTTGTATGATTTCGTAACACTGTTGGTGGTTTTTTCAAACATTAAATAAAGACGTGATTCAATATTTCGATGTGATAGTGCTTGGTCTCACAAATGAGcttgattttgattaaaattgaaacatagtaaatattatttgaaagtaaaatataaatgaaaagataaatgaaCAATCTGAAAAGATTTAAACTCTTGATTGCATATAAAATATAGATATCATACGCAAACGCTGTttaatatttaagtgttgcaaaaGTTTCCTGGTCTGTCTTTAGGATCAAAtttactaacaaaaaaaaaaaaacaaaacaagaaaatggaattcgcaaaagccaaaagcaaaaaagcaaaagaaggcCAAAACAATTTAATGGGAAAAGGGAAATCCTACATTGTCTGTCAAGCTGTCCAAGGGTTTTAAAACCTCCATGCTTCACATTACTTCATCACCACCAAGAGCAAGATAACTCAGTCGCAGAAACAGCTATGGCGGACGGAATAACGTCACACAACACCGAGCTCAACAATCCTCACGTCCGTCATGGGAACCGGTTGATGGCGATGCACATGAGCTGGGGACACGACACGGTCTTCCTCACCGACCGCTGGCCTGGCAACGACCCTGCCATGTTCTCGTTGGCCATCATCTTCGTCTTCTGCCTTGCTTTCCTCATCATGTTCCTCCTTCGCTTTGAGTACACCAAGCCGGGTACGACCAAAGTCGGGGCATGCCTTTTCAAGACCGAGCTTTACACGGTGCGTTTGGTGGTGAGCTACATGGTGATGCTTGCGGTTGTGTCGTACAATGGCGGCATATTCTTGGCCGCAGTCAGCGGGCACGCGGTGGGTTTCTTGATTTTCCGGAGCCGGCTGTTCGGTAAGTGGGACCACGAGTGAGGTCTGGGTTAGAAGCCGGCTGATCTTGCCCATGTCTAAATTTTTGAGCCGTATGGATGAAATAATGCGATAAGAGCTTGAATGATTCTTTACATGATCTTTTAATGATGGACCTTGCGTTCCGATGGCAATTGGTGAAGGACTCTTTTAGTGAAAAGTTCATGTTAATTGTTTGGATTATATGCCTTCTTACAAATGGAGCGAGCTAATTATGAAGACCTTGGAACAAGTCGAACAATTTTTGGTACACACCCGTCTACATATTACATACACGACACATATTTAAGCTTGTTTTTGTCAAGTTTAAACGTCGgttcataatttaacaatttaactCCTTTATACAATAATGGAAAAACATGACATGATCGGGCTGACCATCTTAATCCGTTCATGACACGCCTAAACACATTTAGTTTTATAGGCTAAGATGTCATTTGTATTAACATAACATGTTAAGAGACATTGTGATACGTTTGAATATATTTATACATGTCTAAACACATTCATACAAGTTTATATATAAGACTCCATGCCTTAAACATGTTAAATTGTCAAGTCGTGTAATTCGTTTAATAAACTTATCACGTTCGGGTGTTAAGGTTGACATGATTAATAAACGAGTTGGTGTGACTACAAGAATGTTTGTCATAATCATGACGCATGAACGCGATTTATCTTGTCCACCTACTAAGTGGCTGGGCTACATTTACGAGTCAATAGCAAACAAAATAGATCAAAATGAGAGCGAGAAAAATTCGTGTGGGCCTTTACACACCTTAACAGGTTTGTCAATGGTACTTTGTGCCTATTGCGAGCTAAAGCCATAAATAGCGCTCAAGGCACAAATAGGGATTCGGATCCTCTCTTCCCAAGTGCTTCTCTCAATGTGTCGGTCAATTTTAATCGATGATTTCGAACCTGGGCCAAGGCAGCTAATTCAAGCGGTTTGAAGACCccaaaaacacacacacacaagaaGATTCAACCGGTTTGGTTGAGAACCGGACCATGGCCCAATCTGGCTTTCGTCAATAGCTCATACTAGTTGAGCACCAATGCTCTTTGTTTGTAAaatgttcaattcattgacCCGGCGGTCGAATTAGTTGACCTCGAAACCGGAGGCCAAGCTGGTTCTTATGAGTAGTCCCACTTGAAAAACATTGATCTCAACTGTTGAGATATACCTCATCCACATCACGaatgaattatatattattCTGAGAGCCCTATACTGCCCCTTTGGTTTATACACGAAACTTGAATCATCAgagatattttggatattttggATATTATGCTGATTAATTGTAACTGATATTGTTATATTCTGTTACTTTATACAAAACTTATAAAAAGGCCCATGTACTCTTCATTATGTATATCGAAATATAAAGAAAAGCCCTcatatatattttgttaataattCTTAACTTGCCATCCAAGTCGTCATCTTTGAGGAAGCGCTTATCAAGTTCATTTCGGCCAGTCATTGCGACGCCAGCTGAACCGATCCATCACTCATGTTTTGCCGCCAAGTCCATAGCTTCAGTTGTTCTCCAAGACTTCTTCACCGCTCATTTCGGGAAACGAATACCACCACCAAACTCACCGTCCTCAGAcgaatcaaatcctaaaattttgttGAACAGACAATGAACGCCGCCACACCAGCGCCATGTCTCCGACCCATTGAAGCTCGTTGCCTGTAAGTGCTTTTCTGATGATTTTAGCTTAATGTTTTGATATTAAAAACACCACCACCAGGTTTACTATCTCCGAATGTCCAACCAGCCAAAAGGCACCACAGATCGACATCACACGCGCCTCACGCTCCAATGACTTTTGGgggctaacaatacaacctagagGGGAGGTAAATAGGTTATTTTAGAGAACTTGACAATCTTTCGCGGAAATTAGCTTATGCTAAGTTAAGATCAAGTCAAGATGATATTTCAAAAAGCTTGTGATCATAATGTGTGCATGGGCTAGATTGCACTGGTAATCTACTCAGAAAGTTACAATAAGCAAGCACTAATCTTATTGAAGATAAATCACACTATCATGACTCAGCTGCTGCTCTTACTCTTGTACACTACAGCACAATTACTCAAAGGGCATGAATACAATATTCAATGAAACAGTTGAAAGAAAACGTATCACTTAGGACACAGCTGAATGTCAATCCTTAAAAAATGTTGTTGTCACTTTCTACTTGGCTTCTTaggcattttcttttatatccATCTTCAATCTATCAATTGGAAGACGATTAAAGAAGCAAAGAGTCATTGGAGTTGCCTTTTAGCTGCTGCCCAAGGATAGAACTACCCATACAGtcctttttcatgaatttttgctGTCTACCTAAGAACAGCATCTGCTATTTTCCCTTCGTTACAGTCTCTAACGAACCTGTCAAATGATCTAGCTTCTTGATTATTGGTTCTAACTAAATTCTACTACTGTACAAATTCTTAGCCATAATGGCTAGTTTGTTGACCCAACGTACTTCACCAAATGTTCATGGTTGCCACGGCACCAAACACCTGATATTTGTAGCAACAATATAGACATCGCCTATTAGCTGATCTTTAGGTCCACTAGAACCATTTACAGAAAAACTGTTTCTAGACCTATTGCATACTTCCATCCACTAAATCACACCATGGATATCATGCGGTCCTTTCTATCAAAAACATCTACATATACCATAGTAAACATTATACTAAGAATAGTTTGGACATTATCAAAATCACTTAGAGATGTTTCTCCAATAATGACAACCTATGCACATAAATCCGCACACACGTGCAACGCACTTGACAAGAAATTCGAATGTGATATGTTGACGTCACTACTGATATCATCAAGTCCCGTTAGCTACCATATCATCTGCCACGTCACCCTCATCACATCAtccttgaccgttgaccaaaagTGACCAATTAGATCTTAAGGTATTTCGACATTCTAATtccatttttcatgtttttttctcCATATCTACACTCCAGATGCTAGTTTTTTGCTATTCCTTATACAACTTACTAATTTTAAACTAATAAGTGCATTCAATGAATAAAATGGACATGCCAAAATGCATTCATATTGTTTTGAATGGATAAAACAATATTTTATAGGCTCAAGAAATGTCAAGTTTTCTAAGAGAATGCAAACATTGGATACATCACTAGGTAAATTAGTGTGCCTACTAGGACTGCTAAAGAAACtagagaaaattttcttgaatgTTTATAGAAGTGggatagcaaaaaaaaaaaaaaaatcaaattttaacgTGGTTTCAAAATGCTTTGATTCCTTCTATCGAGCTTTAGTTTGGTCGCCTGCATGCAATAGAGGGAATCGTGTGATTTGCTTGCCAACTAATATTCCACCTCGAATATTACCCATCAATATCAACTATTAGGAAATCTACATAAAATGCATTAGGAGATAGGTCAATCTATCAACAATTTTTTGTCCTCTACCAACAATTTTGTATCCTCTACGCATGCTATTTGGTATCAATTAGCCTTAACTAAGTTGCAATTTCTAATAGCACTTAATGATGAGTCTAAACCTGTAGAAGCTTCATTTCTTCATCGTGATCTATTACCTCATCTTAAGACAGTTGTCTCGGAGTTATTGACTAAGGAGACTTAGCCAAATATTTGAAGGTGCACCGCACCATTTTGTCCATTCTTACAAGCATAGTGCTTGCCACCTAGCTTCATCCATGCCAACTATAATATACATACTTCTGTCGAATGGTCACCTTTCATCCAATTGCTATTGTTGACCTAGACAACCTACAAGGAGAAACAACCAATCCTAATACAAAGGTCCATCTACACACTCATCCACCACAGTTGTTATCATTGAGGGTTCCCTTAACAATTCATCTATTACTCTATCTTTAGACGATCTACACTTTATTATACAAGAATCTAGTACATCCAACTTCTCTTTCCCTAAcacttttgc harbors:
- the LOC104435453 gene encoding copper transporter 4-like, translating into MADGITSHNTELNNPHVRHGNRLMAMHMSWGHDTVFLTDRWPGNDPAMFSLAIIFVFCLAFLIMFLLRFEYTKPGTTKVGACLFKTELYTVRLVVSYMVMLAVVSYNGGIFLAAVSGHAVGFLIFRSRLFGKWDHE